A region from the Campylobacter blaseri genome encodes:
- a CDS encoding sodium:solute symporter family protein, producing MSTLQITSLIGLIIYFIVLLIAVMRENKNSCILDYFFAGRLLPFWTLSITFIASWWGAASAIETANLAYDDGLGAFWYYGVPVLISTFLMILGSRSIRKVQYLTQGKMMEARYSKTVSTILSIMILIFMTFTAASQMVGIGNFFGTYLGMNYELAVIIGTSIVLIYSIFGGFRGVVLTDIIQFVLLVISAIAVFIVAFVNSGGFSEISNAAAILGKDDYMSISAGASKYLTYVITFGCAWMIQANVWQRISATKSDNDAYKMTVLSFFAYIPLYLIVVFTGMAGIVLFKDIPEGGVVTAIVMNYMHPILGALVFVGISAAIMSTMDSLINTGAMTLAIDLNTKENDEKKKLKFSRISTLIVTIVALLISLKIRSILEISWIASDVITTGVFVPLVAGFIWRRGNSKGALASMIFGLVYCFYNLIRSFDINLPAFWEVRSTTQAVLGIGISLIIYITVSLKTKPEYEKADHFIKMASLFRKA from the coding sequence TTGTCAACATTACAAATAACATCTTTGATTGGGCTAATTATATATTTTATAGTGCTTCTTATTGCAGTAATGAGAGAAAATAAAAACAGTTGTATTTTAGACTATTTCTTTGCTGGAAGATTGCTTCCATTTTGGACACTCTCCATAACCTTTATAGCTTCTTGGTGGGGAGCCGCATCCGCTATAGAAACGGCAAATCTTGCATATGATGATGGGCTTGGTGCTTTTTGGTATTATGGAGTTCCTGTTTTAATATCTACTTTTTTAATGATACTTGGCTCACGCTCCATTAGAAAAGTGCAATACCTAACACAAGGTAAAATGATGGAGGCTAGATACTCCAAAACAGTTTCTACAATTTTATCCATTATGATACTAATCTTTATGACATTTACCGCTGCCTCACAAATGGTGGGAATTGGTAATTTTTTTGGAACATATCTAGGAATGAACTATGAATTAGCCGTTATAATTGGAACTAGCATAGTTTTAATATATTCTATATTTGGTGGTTTTCGTGGTGTTGTACTTACTGATATAATTCAATTTGTATTACTAGTTATATCCGCCATAGCTGTTTTTATAGTTGCTTTTGTAAATTCTGGTGGCTTTAGCGAAATTAGCAATGCAGCGGCTATTTTAGGAAAAGATGACTATATGAGCATAAGTGCTGGTGCTTCAAAATATCTAACTTATGTTATAACTTTTGGGTGTGCGTGGATGATACAGGCAAATGTTTGGCAAAGAATTTCAGCCACAAAAAGTGATAATGATGCCTATAAGATGACTGTTCTTAGCTTTTTTGCCTACATACCGCTTTATCTTATAGTGGTTTTTACAGGTATGGCGGGCATTGTTCTTTTTAAAGATATCCCAGAAGGTGGCGTGGTTACGGCTATTGTTATGAACTATATGCACCCTATTTTAGGCGCTTTGGTATTTGTAGGAATTTCAGCTGCTATAATGTCAACTATGGACTCTCTTATAAATACAGGCGCCATGACACTTGCTATAGATTTAAATACCAAAGAGAATGATGAAAAAAAGAAGTTGAAATTCTCACGCATATCAACACTTATAGTTACAATAGTAGCTCTTTTAATATCACTAAAAATTCGATCCATTTTAGAAATTTCATGGATAGCTTCTGATGTAATTACAACGGGTGTTTTTGTGCCACTTGTTGCTGGGTTTATTTGGCGTAGAGGAAATTCAAAAGGAGCTTTAGCATCTATGATATTTGGGCTTGTCTATTGTTTTTACAATCTAATAAGAAGTTTTGATATTAATCTTCCTGCATTTTGGGAAGTTCGTTCAACCACACAAGCTGTTTTAGGGATAGGAATTTCTTTAATTATCTACATCACAGTCAGCCTAAAAACAAAACCCGAATATGAAAAAGCTGATCATTTCATAAAAATGGCAAGCCTGTTTAGAAAAGCATAA
- a CDS encoding tryptophanase, which translates to MKKVKFFSGEEIPLEFHKVRVVQKLNLQNIDRRLEAIKEAGNNTFLLKNQDIFLDMLTDSGVNAMSDNQVASMLRADDSYAGSQTFSRLEKSVKEFFNKRYFLPVHQGRAAENIISKAMVKENSSVITNYHFTTSRAHVMMNGGDMIEAINKAGIEVNSNNLFKGNMDIELLTEQINKKGSENISFVRMEAGTNLIGGQPFSIENLKNVKKICNEYEIPLVLDASLLSDNLYFIKTREERYKNSTIKEILNEISNCCDVIYFSARKLSSARGGGICFDSEKYYYKMRELLTLYEGFLTYGGMSVREMEAIAVGLEETLDFDNISQGPEFIKYMTDELVKANVPVVTPAGGLGCHIDAMEFVSHIKREEYRAGSLASALYIVSGCRGMERGTISEERNPDGSEHISDMELLRMAMPRRVFTLSQVKFIIDRIIWLHKNKELIGGLKFIDEPSKLRFFLGKLAPTSNWQEELVRKFKQDFGNSL; encoded by the coding sequence ATGAAAAAAGTAAAATTTTTTAGTGGTGAGGAGATTCCCTTAGAGTTTCACAAAGTTAGAGTGGTTCAAAAACTAAATTTACAAAACATAGATAGAAGACTGGAAGCTATAAAAGAGGCTGGAAATAATACCTTTTTGCTTAAAAACCAAGATATATTTTTAGATATGCTAACTGATAGTGGTGTAAACGCTATGAGCGATAACCAGGTAGCATCAATGCTAAGAGCAGATGATAGCTATGCAGGAAGCCAAACTTTTAGCAGACTTGAAAAAAGTGTAAAAGAATTTTTTAATAAAAGATATTTTTTACCAGTTCATCAAGGTAGAGCCGCAGAAAATATAATTTCCAAAGCGATGGTTAAAGAAAATAGTTCAGTCATTACAAATTACCATTTTACAACTAGCAGAGCCCATGTCATGATGAACGGCGGAGATATGATAGAAGCCATTAATAAAGCAGGAATAGAGGTTAATAGCAATAATCTTTTTAAAGGAAATATGGATATAGAGTTATTGACAGAGCAAATCAATAAAAAAGGCTCAGAAAATATCTCATTTGTAAGAATGGAAGCAGGCACAAATTTAATAGGTGGACAGCCTTTTTCAATAGAAAATTTAAAAAATGTAAAGAAAATTTGTAATGAGTATGAAATTCCACTAGTCTTAGATGCAAGTCTTTTAAGTGATAATCTTTATTTTATAAAAACAAGAGAAGAGAGATATAAAAACTCAACTATAAAAGAGATATTAAATGAGATATCTAATTGCTGTGATGTTATATATTTTTCAGCTAGAAAGTTAAGCAGTGCAAGAGGTGGCGGAATTTGTTTTGATAGTGAAAAATATTACTATAAAATGAGAGAACTTCTTACTCTTTATGAAGGTTTTTTAACATATGGTGGTATGTCTGTAAGAGAGATGGAGGCTATTGCGGTTGGACTTGAAGAAACTTTGGATTTTGATAATATTTCTCAAGGACCAGAGTTTATTAAATATATGACAGATGAGCTAGTTAAAGCTAATGTTCCTGTGGTAACTCCTGCTGGAGGCCTTGGTTGCCATATAGATGCTATGGAGTTTGTATCTCATATTAAAAGAGAAGAGTATAGAGCGGGATCCTTGGCATCTGCGCTTTATATTGTAAGCGGTTGTAGAGGCATGGAGAGAGGTACTATATCTGAAGAGAGAAATCCTGATGGAAGTGAACATATATCAGATATGGAGCTTTTAAGAATGGCAATGCCTAGAAGGGTATTTACCTTGTCGCAGGTTAAATTTATTATAGATAGAATTATTTGGCTACACAAAAACAAAGAGTTAATAGGGGGTCTTAAATTTATTGATGAACCATCAAAGTTAAGATTTTTCTTAGGTAAATTAGCGCCAACTTCTAATTGGCAAGAAGAGTTAGTTAGAAAATTTAAACAAGATTTTGGAAATAGCTTGTAA
- a CDS encoding DMT family transporter codes for MLKNVNLGAIYMLASALSFAIMGIFTKLLSGNLSSLEVVFFRNIISVIIIFISIVKSPLNNKGGKPWLLFFRGFMGFSALLAFFYNIATIPLANAMTFSQTSPIFTAIFAFIFLKERIGKLGWIAIAIGFFGLLLFTKPEIGFNKNDFLGIFSGVGAGLAYTSIRGLRQYYDTRTIVLSFALIGTIGPAVLMIVGSFYTNPSLDFMLSPFITPKGIDFIHILGIGIFATIAQIFMTKSYEVSKAGLVAPLSYANIPFSMVFGFLLGDTLPDFSGFMGIILIIFAGILISRSK; via the coding sequence ATGTTAAAAAATGTAAACCTTGGTGCTATATATATGTTAGCATCTGCCCTATCCTTTGCTATTATGGGCATTTTTACAAAGCTATTAAGTGGAAATTTAAGCTCGCTAGAAGTAGTTTTTTTTAGAAATATTATAAGTGTTATTATAATTTTTATAAGCATTGTAAAATCTCCACTTAACAATAAAGGTGGCAAACCTTGGCTTTTATTTTTTAGAGGTTTTATGGGGTTTTCTGCACTTCTTGCATTTTTTTATAATATCGCAACAATCCCACTTGCAAATGCTATGACTTTTTCTCAAACATCTCCTATTTTTACAGCAATTTTTGCATTTATATTTTTAAAAGAGAGGATTGGAAAACTTGGATGGATAGCTATAGCTATTGGCTTTTTTGGACTTTTGCTTTTTACCAAACCTGAAATAGGGTTTAATAAAAATGATTTTTTAGGTATTTTTAGTGGCGTTGGTGCTGGACTTGCTTATACAAGCATACGGGGACTAAGGCAATACTATGATACTAGAACTATTGTTTTATCTTTTGCTTTAATAGGCACCATAGGACCAGCCGTTTTAATGATAGTTGGTAGTTTTTATACAAATCCTAGTTTAGATTTTATGTTATCTCCTTTTATAACGCCAAAAGGAATTGATTTTATACATATTTTAGGCATTGGTATTTTTGCCACCATAGCTCAAATTTTTATGACAAAAAGTTATGAAGTTAGCAAAGCTGGACTTGTTGCACCACTTAGCTATGCAAATATACCTTTTTCAATGGTTTTTGGGTTTTTATTAGGAGATACTCTTCCTGATTTTAGTGGATTTATGGGAATTATTTTAATTATATTTGCAGGAATTTTAATATCAAGAAGTAAATAG
- a CDS encoding HU family DNA-binding protein, with the protein MKKAEFIQLVAQKAGLSKKDTTSVVDAMLEAIKESLVKGESVSFIGFGSFDIAKRAAREGKVPGTNKTYKSPATNVVKFKVGKQLKEAVAKTK; encoded by the coding sequence ATGAAAAAAGCTGAATTTATTCAATTAGTTGCTCAAAAAGCTGGTTTATCAAAAAAAGACACAACAAGTGTAGTTGATGCTATGCTTGAAGCCATAAAAGAATCACTTGTAAAAGGCGAATCTGTAAGCTTTATAGGTTTTGGATCTTTTGATATTGCAAAAAGAGCTGCAAGAGAAGGTAAAGTTCCAGGAACTAATAAAACTTATAAATCACCTGCAACAAATGTAGTTAAATTTAAAGTTGGAAAACAGCTTAAAGAAGCAGTTGCTAAAACAAAATAA